GAAATGAACATCTTTTTGCGCTTATCCTGATCGAAGTTATTATCTAAACAATAATCCAAGAACCCTAATAAAGCTTTTGCTGAAAAAATGGCTCCCTTAGCATGTAAATTAGGGATGGCTTTATTAGCTTTATCGGTAATTTTCTCTAAATTTCGTTCACCTCCAAATTCATTGGCTGTGACATATCCATAAAAGGTAACCGATTTCCCTTCGTATCCGTTATAATTGGGAATATATTCTGATCCCATGTGTGATCCGAGTGAAGCAGAGAGAGTAAACTTCTTTTTGTAATTTTTTGCATCAATAATGCATATGCTCTTCTGATCAACGTGTATTAATATCTCAATTTCAGTACGTACATCATCATTCACTGGTTTTGGTCTTAACATCACTTTAAAACCAATCGCTTTTAGTATTTCCGCTGTTTTATCTTCAAAAACTAGATCATTTTCTTCATATAAATATGATTCTACAAAATCCTCGTTTAAAGAAGCGTATTGATAATCCTTGAATGTAGTAGCATATTGCTTAGCTTCGTTTTGCGATAATTCTTGTTCAAGAATAGCGGTAATTTCATCTACCGAAAGGGTTTCTATAGATGGATATGATGACAGCAACTGGTGCACCTTTTTAATGCTTTTATTCCGATTAGTTGCTGGACCAATCGACCCGAATGAGCTTGCTTTATAACTGTCAACATCTAATCCGGCGTTTTCAGAAAAGCGCTGTAAGGATATAAGGTATCGCTTGTTGAAGGGATATCTTGCTTCTAGCTTTATGAGTTCTTTGGATGTGGTTATATGCTTTTCAGATGGAACTCTTAAGGCATCGCCTCGTATATAATCTGCAAGTCCAGTATAATCACAAAGCAACATAATTGTATGTGCAACATCTCCATGTGCAGAAGCAAAATCTCGTGCACCTTTATCAGAACGTTCCCTATGATCGTATGTACTGGCAACCATTTCTTTCATATCTTTCTTTTCGTCTTCACTAGCACGTCTAAATTTTAGAATTTTTTGGGTTACAGAACGTAATTCATCATCTTTTTTTGCTGTAAGTGCAAAAAAAGTAATTTCTTCTTTAGTCACAAAATAGTCTAAATTTTGTTGATTGGCAAGATTGATTAAAAATTTGGCAGGTCTAATTTGAAAATCATTTTCAAATTTTGGCCGAAAACCACTTTCTAAAAAATAGGCATTTGGGATTTGCAGAGTCAATATTTGCTTTGACACGTTTTCACGTATCTTTCTTCCTTCAAGTAATGCAGTTCCTACCTTAGTGAGAGAAAGTGATCCGGAAGGTGTAATATAGACATATCCAAATGTTCGGAGCATAGCAGCCCATGTTCTTCCTCCTGATCCATCATGACTAATGTTATCACGCTTAAGCGCCTCGGATACTAACACTTCTTCATACTTTTTGTGGACAACTCGATTTCTTGACCAAGTAATTTCAAAATTGTTTGTTGCCTTTTTCAATGCCTGTAGTGCATCAACATGAAACTTAGGATCCCGTTCTGGTCTTGTAATGAACCATACTTTTCTTTCAGGCATATTTTTATCCCCCTTTTCAGCTAAACGAAGTTTCTCATAAGTAAGTTTTTTCGTTTCTAAACCCAATCACCTATAAGATCCATGAATAAGTTAATTTCTGAAGTAATGTAACCATTAATTTCTGTAAAAATCTTAATCTCACTAAAATTCTACAAGGGAGTAGTAAACACCTTTCGATTATATTTCTTTTATAGAATTAAATAAAAGTGTGCTGTCGAATTGAAAGGTAATGTAAAACTAGTAAAAATGAAATGTCTCATTCAACCTACAAGAATCTGTACTTGTTGGTTCCATCATACATATTAATAAGAAATTGTGGAATGCAATTATTGCTGTTGTTATAGAATCAAAAGATTGTGGAATCCAATTAAAGGAATTACTGTCTTTCGCTAATAAGTTTCAAGTAGTCTCATATTAAAAGATCATTTAAACTAAATTTAAAATATATAGTATTAAATTAGTGAAAAGTATCGATTAAATTCTGTGTATAAAATATATAATTTGACTATATATTAAAAATCTAGTAAAATAAATTCAGATATTATTAATTAAAGCGTTTAAATTGCTAGGAGGCAGAGTGCACATGGAAAGTAAACAAGAGAAATTTGTGCGTCTAGCAGAACAAAGAGTTACAGAAGTAATCAAAAAAATCCGTCTGATTGGTAATCTTTCTAATCGTAGAAACTATGATTATGAAAAAGACCATGTAAATGAAATTATTAAAACCTTGGAAAATGAACTTAAAGAATTAAAGAAAAGATTTGAAGAAGAAAGTAGACAAGACAAAACCACTTTTACTTTTTCTAAAAAAAGTAAATAATAAATGGAGGTACATAATTAATGTTGTGGGATTTTCCTTTAAACACCGGTAGTGGTCAATCAGAAGGATTGAATATACATGGTATAGATTTCTTCAGAGCAGATCCTTTTAAACACTTGGCACGTGAGATACTTCAAAATTCTTTGGATGCAAAAGTCGATCATATTAAAGGTCCGGTTTTAGTAAAATTTAATCATTATCGTATATCCTCTTCGAGACTCCCCGGTAAAGATGAGCTTGCACACCGGTTTGAGTTATGCACCAAGGATACTGAACTTTCTTTAAAAGATAAAAAATTTTTTGAAAAAGGTAAAGATATTTTAAGCAAAGATAAAATTGATTTACTAAAGATAAGTGACTATCAGACAACAGGTTTAAGAGGGGTATTGGAGAATAAAAAAGAATGGAAACGTTTAATTACCAAAGGTGGAGACAGTAACAAAGCCGTTGGTGCTGGGGGGTCTTATGGTATTGGGAAGAATGCTCCATTTGCCTGCTCGTTACTAAACACAGTCTATTATTCTACTTTTAATATAGAAGGGGAGCGTGGGTTCCAAGGGGTTTCTAAGCTTGCTTCTCATATTAAAGATGGTAGTGAAACCAGAGGAACAGGGTATTTCCGTAAGGAAGATTTTTCTCCTATTACGGATTTTAATAATATTGATCCAATTTTCAATCGAGATAAGTATGGTACAGATGTTTATATTGCTGGACTTAAAGCTCCTGAAGATTGGAAAGATAAAGTTATTAAGGCGGTCTTGGATAACTTCTTTGTAGCGATTCATGAAGGGAAGTTAGAAGTTGAAGTGGATAACCAAATTATAAATAAGGATAACCTTCATGAGTTAATTGGAAAATATATATATCAAGATAAGAATCTTTTAACTAACGAGTTTTATGAAGCTCTAAATACCGATCCTATTATTCTTCCCTTTGAAGACCTAGGCCATCTTGAGTTCTATATTCATGAAGCTTTAAATTACAGTAGAAGAGTTGCTATGGTGCGTGAAACAGGTATGAAGATTTTCCATCTAGATAGATTTCCTACTGGGTTTTATTTTTCCGGAGTTATGATCGCTAGAGGGAAAGAACTTAATGAACTTCTCCGTCAAACTGAGCCGCCCACGCACGATGACTGGCAAGCTGACATACATGAAGACACCAAAATGGCATCAACTAAATTAAAAGCTTTAAAAAGTACAATCCGGAATAAAGTAAGAGAAATAAGCCATGTAGATGAGGAAGAGAGCGTTGACTTGGAAGGGTTAACAGATTTCCTCCCTGATTTAACAAATGAAGGAAATCCATTTGGCGAAACAGATCAGAAAGCCGATGAAACTTCTGATAAACCTAGAGGGATGAAGTTAAAAGTAAGAAGAGGAAAAAATAAGTTATTTGGTTCTATTAATACACCTCGACAAAGAAAGAATCCTAAATCAAAACCGACACCGTCGAATCCACCTAATCCAAACCCAACACCACCCGATCCTAAACCTAAAGTTCCATTGAAAATAAATAGAATTCGTTCAAGGGGTACTCTAGAGGAAGGCACATATAAAGTCTCAATTTATCCTGAAAACAAAGGAACAGGCTATGTCCAAGTGAAAGTGGTTGGAGAAGATGCAAAAGCTTATAATGAACCTTTAAATAAAGTTGTAGAACAGGGAACAGATTTGGAATTGCAAATTAAGAATGATAGGATTGGCCCTCTTAATTTTGAAGCAGGGATTCCGAAGACCATTTTTGTTACTTTGCAAAATAATATGCGTTGTTCATTGGAGGTATCCGTTCATGAAAGTTAAACCAAGGCATTTCCCTCATCCGGTTCTCTCTTTTTTCTCTGATGACTTTAATGAGAGCACTTTTGATGCAAAGGTTGAACCAATTATAAGTGAAAATTCTTTTGAATTTTTGATTGATTTTAATCTAAATAATCAAGATCTTAGAAAAATTATTGCAGAAGAAAAAGCAAAATTTATGGTTCACATAGAATGTGTTAAAACGTGGGTGCGTCTTGCTGAGAAAACCTCTAATTCATCAATAGAAGTTTCGGTCCCTGCTGAAAAGCTACACGATCGCGCGGATGTATGTGTTTTTGTTGTTGCGGACCAAGACATTCCGAGGTACCGAAATGATTGCTTTCATCCTGACTTTGAAGGTGAATTCTTTCAAATCAAGAAAGGGGATATATTGGCTGTTGGCCCAGAAATTTCAGTTAACCTAGAGAAAAAACCTCTTGAGAAAATTAATTCAATTTTTCAATTGGTTAAAGATCCTACATACAAGGAAGGGGATATGTCAGTAAATGTAGAAAGTGAAAAAATTACAGTTTTATTATCTATAGCTACTCATTCAAAATATCAGCAACTTATAAGAGATCCAAATTTAATTCCAGTTTTCCATACTATGATAGCTGTGCCAGCTCTTGTTTATGCTCTTTCCTATATTAAAGAAACTTTTGAATGTCAACGAGATTTAGAAGAACTAACAAGTTATTCTTGGTATAAATCTATAAGCAGGCGTTTAGAAGAAATGAATATTGACATCGAAAATACAGGTAGTCTAGAAGATCCTGTTAGCCTTGCAGTGAAACTTGTTAATAAACCTATGGTGAAAGCGATTAAGGCAATTGAAAAATATACTGAGGAACATTAAATTGGAGGGTGGACCAGATGACTAAGTTGCTTAATTCAGACTTTCTTTCGGAATTAAAAGCAAGAATACCCCAAAACTTGGATTATTATTATGAAGACAACATATGGTTAAATTCTTACTTTAAATCGTTAGAACCATTAGAAAAGGAGTTCTTAATACGACCAGTAGATTTACAAGTTCAGGAATCTAAAAACGACAAATTGGACTTTGAGAATATAAAGCTACTATATGGTGCGCTTAAGGATATGAGTTTATCGATAGCTGCGGACGAGAGAGTATGGGCCTATATGACACACATTACTTATTGGGACTACATGAAAAAACGTTGGCCTATAGAGAATGTAACTGATAAACATTCAAAAGAAAATTTTATTAAAACTCACTATTTTTATGGAGAAAAGCCTAGAAATAGAAATGGTTTAGCACGGCTTTGGTGGATAGGTTATGTTACATATGATGAAAACTTAGAAGATAAATTCGAACTTACTGAATTTATGGTAAAAAATCAAGATCAGGATTTAACAAGAATGATTATGGAGACAGCAACAATTGCAAGAAATCGTACAGCTGTCACGGTAATATTAAAGGTTATAAGAAATCTGCAAAATAGTGATCCTAGTTTTAGTGTAAGAAGTTTTATAAGAGATGTAGCTAAATATATAAACTTTACAGGAAGTGTTACATTATGGGATTCATTAGACTATAAAGAGGTGGAAGAGTCGGTGAATTCAATGAGTGAACAATGGATTAGAAAAAAAAGTTTAATTGTAAATCAATAAGTACAATTGGTTCTCCCTAAGTTGAGAGCCATTTTCACTTTTAGTAAATTAGAGTGAAAAAATTTTTTATCTTTATTCTCTTAATGTTCAAGGTTTGGAGTACTTAAAGAGTTACATAGTATAATGTGAAGAATGATAGAAGGGTCTATGGCGCTTTAGTATATGGTAAAAACTGCGCCAATGTAGGTTGCAACTGATCTTCTCTTTTTAGACTCCGGTTAGTAAAATATTTTCATTAAGGGGTAGAAAAATGCTTATTAATAAGGAAAAATATAGAAGATTTAAAAACAATTTCACAAAAATTAGTGATAGTCACGAAATGTTAAAAGTGTTAGTGAAAGAGTACATAAAAGAAGGGTACCAATTTCATAGATTATTCCTACATAGTAAAGTTGTATATAGTTTAAATTTTGAGCTTTTATTAGATTTATCAAGTGAGTTATCCAAACTTAAAATAAAAAATTCAGATAAAGTAAGAGAAGACCTGCTCTGTTTATCTCAATTTATGAGAACTTATGAAATATATAAAGAAGAATTAAAACTAATATTAGAACAGAACAGAGTAAGAATGGAAGATTTATTTTACTTTTTGGAATTTCTTAAAAGGAAAATGCTTACTGAGGGGAAAGGTATTGATAACATATCTTATCCTTCTGAAATATTAAAATCCCAATACAATCATTTACTAGACTCATTTCCAGAAGTTATTAGAATGATTCAAAATGAAGTTTTACCCACAGATTACAGGGAACCAAAACAAATAAAGAGATGTATTCCTGAAATATTCAGAATCCTTTTATTTATAACCTCTGTAAGAGGACTTATAGATTCTATATGCATTGAGTTATATAGACCAAAAATAGTTGAAGGAGAATTATTAAAGAACTTCAATTTAGATAAAGGTGTATTTCTTGAGCATAATTTAACTTATTGGAAAAATATGGAAATAACTAGAGATCTTAACCAGAAAGAATTCTATAATTATTCTCTTGAAACGAAAGAGAATATTAAACTTTTAGAAGATAACCAGGCTTTAAAGTTAAGTAATGATGGAAAAGTGATGAATTTTGATTTCTCTAAAGGAAATTTGTACGTGGCAGCAAAAGAGGTAAGACAGGCATATAAGCTGTTAGAACCTCTTTATAATAGTCCTAGAACTAAATTTATCCATGATAAGAAAGAATTTTATATGGAAGATTTGCTAAGACTTTACGAAAAGATCTACAGTTATGCATTAGAAAAACATGATCATTACAAAATAGAAGTTCTCGGTGAAAAGAGATTAATTAAATACTTACATTTAAACAAAAATGAAAAGACTTTATTAAGAACATTATCCTTTAATATTGGTAAAGACAATGTTTCATTGGTAAATTCAAAACCTCTATTAAGGTTAGAGAATAAGTATTTTATTGTTCCGACATGGATTACCTCACTTTCGATAGATAGTAATGTAGATAAGGTCTTATCAAATACTGAAGTCATTTTTGATTCAGATGATAAAGGCTACGCTTTTGAGAAAAGTATTGAAAATCTGTTTGATAAACATCAAATAACGTTTGGAAAAGTAAAACATGATAAAGAAAAAAATGTTCCAGAGATAGATGGTATTTTCTCAATAGATGATTATATATTTATATTTGAGGCGAAAACTTCAATCAAGCCTAATTCTATACAGCAAGCTTATTATATTTTAAACAATTCCTTGAAGAAAGCAGAAGATCAACTTAAGTATAGGGTGGATATAATTACCAATGATATTCAAAAAAGAAAGATAATTGAGGAGAAATCAAAAGTTAAGATAGAAGGGAAGAAAATTTTACCCTTTGTATTAACAAATCATTGTTTTTTTAATGGATATAGAGAACTTTTAAAGAATAGAGAAATACATCTACCTATTATTGATTATGCTTCACTAAACAGGATTTTAGAGAAAAAGTCTGTACCTTTATGGGATTTCTCAACTCAAAGTAATTGTTATATAAAAAAAGAGGTATCCTGTAAAGATGGTAAAGATTTGGAATCATACATGTTAAATCAGGCATTCTGTATCAGAAGTATGGAGAAGCCAACTTTGCAAGTATCAGAAACTGGAGCTGTCTTTTCAATAGTTAAACCAATTTCAATTTGTAATTAAAGCATTCAAAAATAAATATCAATAAAATTTATTAATAAATTTTATTGATATTTATTTTAATGATTAGGGTTTCTAATATTCGATTCTTCAAGTGTTTGGAGAATGGATTTACCATAGTAACCACATCAAAAGTGAGCCACTCTACTATATTTAATTTCTGCTAGTGGGTTTATATATGGATATTTAGGGATCTTTTCCAAGGGAGGGGCAAGGACCCCAGATATATCGTAGAGACAAAAGTTTATATTATCTAAAATACATATAACTTTGTCCAATTTAAGCAAGGTTATTTTGGAGGATTTAACTATACCGATTAATCTAGAATGTAACCGTCCAATATACATATGTAAAAATAGTAATATTATAACTTACTATACTTTATTAAATTGTTAAAAAAAGGATTTAGTGATTTAAGATAGAAACAATAAATAGTAAAAGTAATTAAAATAAAAAAAGTTAGGGGGAAGGGTGATGTTAATGGTTAAAACTGAAAAAGTAAAAGCTTTAGATTTAGCTAAATGGTTTATAAAGCATGATTTCGATAAACCAAAAGATACCATTGAAGGTAATAGTAAACTTCAAAATTTAATTTATTTTTCTCAATTAATCCATCTAGCTAAAAATGGTGACACCC
Above is a genomic segment from Alkalihalobacillus sp. TS-13 containing:
- a CDS encoding DUF6339 family protein — encoded protein: MTKLLNSDFLSELKARIPQNLDYYYEDNIWLNSYFKSLEPLEKEFLIRPVDLQVQESKNDKLDFENIKLLYGALKDMSLSIAADERVWAYMTHITYWDYMKKRWPIENVTDKHSKENFIKTHYFYGEKPRNRNGLARLWWIGYVTYDENLEDKFELTEFMVKNQDQDLTRMIMETATIARNRTAVTVILKVIRNLQNSDPSFSVRSFIRDVAKYINFTGSVTLWDSLDYKEVEESVNSMSEQWIRKKSLIVNQ
- a CDS encoding AlwI family type II restriction endonuclease, encoding MGLETKKLTYEKLRLAEKGDKNMPERKVWFITRPERDPKFHVDALQALKKATNNFEITWSRNRVVHKKYEEVLVSEALKRDNISHDGSGGRTWAAMLRTFGYVYITPSGSLSLTKVGTALLEGRKIRENVSKQILTLQIPNAYFLESGFRPKFENDFQIRPAKFLINLANQQNLDYFVTKEEITFFALTAKKDDELRSVTQKILKFRRASEDEKKDMKEMVASTYDHRERSDKGARDFASAHGDVAHTIMLLCDYTGLADYIRGDALRVPSEKHITTSKELIKLEARYPFNKRYLISLQRFSENAGLDVDSYKASSFGSIGPATNRNKSIKKVHQLLSSYPSIETLSVDEITAILEQELSQNEAKQYATTFKDYQYASLNEDFVESYLYEENDLVFEDKTAEILKAIGFKVMLRPKPVNDDVRTEIEILIHVDQKSICIIDAKNYKKKFTLSASLGSHMGSEYIPNYNGYEGKSVTFYGYVTANEFGGERNLEKITDKANKAIPNLHAKGAIFSAKALLGFLDYCLDNNFDQDKRKKMFISCFLNKGYNNVSEMI